AAAATTTGACACCTACAGGAATGTAGAAAGAATAATGCAATGATCACCCATATACCCTTCACCTAAGTTCTCAAATTAACATTTTACCACTTTTACCTTACTCTTGCCCTTTTTcagtaaatacaaatatatacactTTTCCTCATGTAATTGTTTCAGAGTAAGGTTGAGACTACTTTACCCATAAATAATTCAACATGTATCTCCTAAGAATAAGGCGATTCTCCTATATAACATTACCAACTTTATTATACCCAAGAAATTTAAGTTATACAGTTATTGTTTCTAATATCTGATCCATATTCAAACGACGCCAGTTGTCcctaaaatattctttataacCTTTTCTCTTGAGTCAGGGTATGATTAAGGAGCATGTATTGTAcgctcttggggcttccctgacggttcagatagtaaagaatctgtctgcaatgagggagacctgggtttgatccctgggttgtaaagatcccctggaggagggtatggcaacccaagccagtatttgtgcctggagaatccccatggacagagaggcctgatgggctacagtccatggggtcacagagtcagacacaactgagcgactaagcacacattaTATGTTATTATcttgtttctttaaataattcCCCTTAAAACAATCCCCCTGGCACTTTCTGTCTTTTAAGACAttgactttttaaactttttactgaagtatagttggtgtacaatactgtgttagtttcaggtatacagcaaagtgattcagttatgtatctctctctctctctctatatatatatagatagactttttcagattctttccctatataattattataaaatattgactataattcCTTGTATTATACAGTAGGTgattgctgtttatctattttatgtatagtgatatgtatatgtaaatcccaaactcccaatttatctcccccctttcccctttggtaaccataagtttgtgttctgtttgtgagtctgtttctgttttgtaaataagtttatttgtatctttttttagattccacatataagggatatcatatgatacttgtctttggcttatttcacttagtatgataatctctgggtctctCCATGTTGcttcagatggcattatttcattcttttttatggctaaataatatttcattctattgttttcctctgtttctttgcacatcgtctttatctattcctctgttgatggatacttaggttgcttccatgtcttggttattgtaaatagtgctgcagtgaacattgcaGTGAATGTATCATTTTGGATTATGACTTTCTttaggtatatgcccaggagtgggatcattggatcatatggtagctctgtttttagtgttttaaggaacttccatactgttttccatagtggttgcaccagtttaccttcctcccagcagtgtaggagggttcctttttctccataccctttccagtatttactatttatagactttttgatgatgtccattctgacctgtgtgaggtgatgacctcattgtagttttgatttgcatttctctaataattagcaatgttgagcatcttttcatgtgccttttggccatctgtgtgtcttctttggagaaatgtttatttatatcttctgTCCATGTTTTGTTGtattgtttgttttgatattgagctttatgaactgtttgtatatttggagattaatcctttgtcagttgtatcatttgcaaatatcttctcccagaatgtaggttgtcttttcattttgtttatggtttcctttgctgtgcgaaagcttttaaatttgattcagttcagttcagttcagttgctcagttgtgtctgactccttgcaaccccatgaactgcagcacgccaggcctccctgtccatcaccaactcctggggtttacccaaatgcacgtccattgagttggtgatgccatctaaccatctcatcctctgtcgtccccttctcctcctgccttcaattttttccaacgtcagggtcttttcaaatgagtcagctcttcacatcaggtggccaaaatattgacgtttcagcttcagcattagtccttccaatgaacacccaggactgatctttaggatggactggttggagctccttgcagtccaagggactctcaggagtcttctccaacaccacagttcaaaagcatccattcttcggcactcagctttccttatagtccagctctcacatccatacatgactactggaaaaaccatagccttgactagatggacctttgttgacaaagtaatgtccctgctttttaatatgctgtctaggttggtcataactttcccaaggagtaagcattttttaatttcgtggctgcagtcaccatctacagtgattttggagcccaaaaaaataaagtctgccactgtttccactgtttccccatctatttgccatgaagtgatgggaccagatgccatgatcttagttttctgaatgttgagctttaagccaactttttcactctcctttttcactttcatcaagaggctcttcagtccctcttcactttctgccttaagggtgcttaggtcccatttgtgtctttttttgttgttgtttttatttccattactctaggagacagatccaaaaagatattgcttcTATTAATGTCAAAGAGTAtcttgcctatattttcctctaggaattctGTAGTACTtcaccttacatttaggtctttaatccattgtgagtttatttttatgtatggtattagagaatgttttaatttcatttttttacatgtagctgtccagttttcccagcaccacttattgaagagactgtcttttctccatggatgatatgttcttgcctcctttgtggtagattaattaaccataagtgcatgggtttatttctgggctttgtaTACtgatccattgatctatatgtctgtctttgtgcctgtaccatatggttttgattactgtagctttgtagtatggtCTGAAGTTGagaagcctgattcctccagctctgtttttctttctcagaattgcTATGGTTAGTCAGAGTATTTTGTGTTTGCAtacaagtttaaaatattttgttctgatcctgtgaaaaatgccatggtaatttgatagggattgaattGAATATGTTGATTGCCTTGAAAAGACATTAACATTTTTGGAGAGTCCAGGCCAGTTGTCTTACAGAATTTTTACAACCTGTTTTTGGCTATTTCCTCATAATTAGAGTCAGGTGAAACATTTTGACAAGTGGCCATATCCTTTTTTACAATGTGAACTTTCTAGTGTGCAGATCAGTCTGTCCAGAAGGCTCCCCTGATTGTTCCAGAGCTCTTATGTGAAGCTGTCAGTAGCATTACCTAAAATGAAaatcttcagttttgttttttttggggggtaatGGCAtgtcttaaaattcttttctttttcctctttagtCCGGCCTTTGTAAATCCACTCATTCTTGAAAGCCCAGAGGAAGAAGAGCTCTTTCAACAGGGAGAATGTATGTTAATTTGTTCATAATAAGatagaatttaaaaaacatattaacTCTGTTGTAGAGGAAATTAAGAGTATGTATGGACTCCTCATACCAGTCAAGTGTCCAAAGAGTCCATTCTTTGGACAATTTTATTGATCATACAATATTAAgtaatttgttttttcacttttgatGAAATGCGAGTTGTCTCAATGAAATAACTGCTGGTTGGGGCTGTAGGTCAAGGTGATTATAAGTGATCTCACACTGAGTTGATATGATTTCCATCTTAAAGCAAAAAAATCACTGGAAGTTTTATGTAGCCTCAGGAGCCTTCTCTGGGATAAATATACAATTTCCAGTGGGCTTTTCAAAATCTGGAAATACTGTGTTTTTAGGGTCCTAGGCAGCCCTGGACAGGAACCTTGTGCTATAGTGTGACCCTTCTGATCATAGCTCTTATTGTCCCCTGTTGCAGTGAACAAGGGGAGAAGGGTCGCCTTCAGCTCCACGTCATTACTGAAAATGGCCCCCACTGCCGAGGAGAGGACAACCATACATGAGATGTTTCTTAACACGCTGGATCCAAAGTAAGTTAGGATGGTGAGATTTTCGGTTGGGAAAGTAGGCCTTCTCCAGAGCTACACTTGCTCGAACATATTGGGTGGTGTTtggaaatattttacttttccgCAGCAGAGCCATGGCATTGACAGGGTTTCCTCCACCTCCATTTGCACAGGACTATAAGTTTTCGAAGTCGGgttttgcctgctaatgcagtgTGGATGGAGAATTCAAAACTCAAGAGCTTGGATATTTGCCACCCTCAGGTATTGGAACTTAGTGAAGAATCTTCTGAACAGGATAACTAGGACTCATGACACTCATCTCAGATTTGGCCTGCTTTTCAAGACTGTCCTCTGTTCTGTGGTATTGTTAATTCCTTATTCTGTAGATTTGGATAGTCACAAGcttgtatttattaatatttatcttatGTCCTATAGGAGCGGAACATTTTCAATCGAATCTTTGGTGGTTTCCTTATGAGGAAAGCATATGAACTTGGATGGGCTACTGCTTGTAACTTTGGGTGAGTTAGATTTAAGGTAGTCTTAACTCCTGAGAAGCTGTTTATACTACCACACTCAGGGAAGCATTTTGGACCAGTCTAAATGAGTTTGGTAATATAtggtgtttttaaataaatgctacACTGGTTTCAGatgggtttgttttttatttaaaattttttattggaatgtaattgctttacaatgttgcattggtttctgctgtacaatgacaTCAAttagctataagtatacatatattccctccctcttaagcctcccactccactccccttctccccctctaggtcatcacagagcagaaagctgagctccttgtgttataaGCAGTTTCTTACTAgctattattttacatgtagtagtatatatattggagaaggaaatggcaacccactccagtgttcttgcctggagaatcccagggactggggagcctggtggctgcagtccatggggtcgcacagagtcggacatgactgaagtgacttagcagcagcagtatatatatgtcagtgctactcttcCAGTTTGTCCCAAACTCTCCTTCCCCCGATCTTCATTTTAGAAGGTTCTTGCTCTGATGCTGTCAGTTAGTACATTAAAGACCCGCTGAGAAAAAGGGGTGATGACATGCAGCAGGGAAAAGATGATTTTGGCACTGATCTGATCACAGTGTCATCTCTTACAATTCCTTATTGGTGTGATTATTTCCTCCTCCTCTAGGTTTATTCTTTGATCTTTTAAAGTTTGCTTTAGAGGATTAttagggaaaaactagagatcagcTGAATTTTGCAGTTGACCCCATGTATTATCTTTCCCCGATAGTGGTTCCCGACCGTTTATAGTTGCCGTGGATGATATCATGTTTCAGAAACCTGTTGAGGTGGGATCATTGCTGTTTCTTTCCTCACAGGTAGGTGTGTGATGAGACAGGGAAATATAATCTTTTATTATTTGGGCATAAAAGAGAGGCTTTTGTATTCTAAAGCCACCATTTGTCTTATGACtgctttcttccctcttcctgaTGCAACTAACTATCATGTCCCTAATCACTTAGGTCTGCTTTACTCAGGGGAATTACATTCAAGTCAGAGTTCACAGTGAGGTGGCCTCTCTTCAGGATAAAGAGCATATGACCACCAATGTCTTTCATTTCACGTTCATGTCGGAAAAGGAAGTGCCCTTGGTTTTCCCTAAAACATATGGAGGTAAGTGACGATGACTGCTTGTCCCTAACAAGGGGAACTTTCAAAGATAGTTTTCTCCTTTTAGGTTGTTGTAAGAAGTACTCTGACGCCCATCCGCCCGAGTGCATGTCTTTAAGGGATTGTGCTTTTGAGAGTCTGCAGCCCTGAATGTCAGGGTGCCTCATGGCCCTCGGGTGGCCATTGCTGTTCTGCCTGCCTGGCCATTGTCTGAAGGGCCGGTGCCAGTGCAAGCAGCCACTGGTGGTTAGGACTGGTCCTGCCGGGGCTCGAGTTGAGGCCCACTCCCTGGGGCATGCGGCCCATTCTCTGGCCCAGCATTGCATGCCTGGTGTCAAGTTTGCATTCCCATTGCTATCCCAGGGTCCCAGCTGGTCTTGTGTTTGTACAATAATTTTCTCAGGTTTCTCCagggctctctctctcttgtgTTCCAGAGTCCATGTTGTATTTAGATGGGCAGCGGCATTTCAAATCTATGAGTGCACCAGTGACCCTGAAAAGGCACTACGTGGTTGAGCCCTAGGAAGACTGCACTTGTTGAAGACCAGCACCCCGCAGTGACACAGTGCCGGATGAAGGCCTAAGCGAGTGTATCGGTTTTAGTGTTTATTCTCATCTTCCACGGAAATGAAGGATATATTCGGCTTTTAGGATGGTCAGAAAAGAGGAACGAGAAATGGCTGGGTGGGGCAGAGGGAGAAAGAATTATTgaataataaatacttttaagaatttaaattGTGAAGCTACCATGTTGCCTCCTGTCTGTTCAGGAAATGAGGGCAGAATGCCTTTTTATGTGGCTGgacacactctttttttttttacacatattGCAACTATCAGTCTACATGGTTTCCTGCCCAGGCATTTGGAGGGCATTTGTTAAACCTGACCTGAAGTGCAGTTCCCCTATGTTGTTTAAATCCTATGTACCCTATGTGATTCCTTTGTAATTTTACCTCTTTCTATTTCCCAGCTTTTGTTGTTAGCAGAGGACAGATGAAAAGTTGAAGTGAAGGGATTCAACAAAAGACACAGCATTTGTAAGAATCTGTGGGACACTTTAGATCGGAAACCATACCAAGAGGAGGAGTTCACAGATGGTCTAGGTCAGGAGATGCAGGACCAAATGTTCCTTCTTCCACTCACCTGACAGCTCTTCAGTACACTCTGCTAGGGGCTAGGAATCTTCTATCTGATGACGAAATATGAACAGTAATGGTAATAGCAGCTGCTTGTgcttctggagcttgctctgTGCTAGATAGGCATTCTGTGAAGTGCGTGATGTGTATCAGCCCATTTGCTGCTTTCACTGACACTGAGGTAGGCTGTGTAACCCGCTCATTGGGTTGGGGCACTCAGGaatctgaagcacagagaggttaataaCCTACTCAGGCTCCTTCAGCTGGTCGATGGTGCTGCTGGGATTCATAACCAGGTAGTGTCGGGCAGGGTACTGCTTTCAGGGAATGTAGCAAGGGAGGTTATGCCCAGTATCACAGAGCCACCTCGGAACCCAAAGGGACGTATTCCCATGAGTCTGCGGCCAAGACCCAGTTTCTTCTTTGATGTGAAGTTGATCAagtacagaagagagaaaaaccatgctacacagagggggaaaaagtcACCTCTGAAAAGATGTTCCCAGCAAATAAAAAGTGTGGGTTCCAGAATGGCTGTCACAAACTTGGCTCTCTGCCTCTGAATCGGCTGtagtactgtttttttttttttaattctattaatGTTTATTGAAACCACAGTTACATGAATGAGTACTTCTAGCATAAATAGTCATGGGAACAAACAACTGCTCTGGAGGTGGGCAGTTGGACTCATGGCACCCAGTGTGTGCCACGTTGTAAGCTTGCTTGCATCTGccttccttcccctgcccccgcccccctgaGCTGTATTATCAATCCTACCATCCTGAGTTTCACCTGGCCCTTCAGTCCTGCATTTTGCAGATCTGCTTATAACCTGGTGGGGTCCCTGAGCTGCTTGGTGGGAAGAAGGGACAGCCCTGCGAAGTTGTCTGAATGTGTTAATAAGCAGAGTTCAGTTGAGAGACCCACTGCATGCTGATATATAGATTGTACATTATGCATTTAACCACTTATTGCTGTACATGGAAGCTTTTGCAAGAAGTTTTCTTCCTGTTGTGAGAAATGTTGCAGTTAATATCCTAAAGCTAAAACATTTAATTCGTAagttgttttctttggaaaattgttGATAAGTGATCTGTATGTCAAAATAGCATGCACAAGACTTTTAATATGTATTTCAAGTAATTCTCGAGCAGTTGTACACATTCATTTAACTTATTAGCAATTTTCCTGAATTTGGCTGAATTTTaacctttacttttatttttttttaaagatttttttttgatggggaccgtttttaaagtctttatccaatttgttacagtattgcttctgttgttttttatgttttgtttttttggctactcggcatgtgggaatcttacctccccaactagggatcaaacatgcatcccTGTTTTGGAAGGCGAAGtttcaaccactagaccaccagggaagtccctatcctttagttttaaaaacatctttgccATTTCTATAGGTGAAAAATGACATTTGTTAATTGCTTTCTTTGAATTCTACTGAGATTGAACTTTTAAGtatcgtcttttttttttcagttaaataaCTTGAGTAATTTTGGATATCAGATTTTAAGTCAAATTATGTTGTCTACCAATAACAGTTTTAATATTATAAGAgctagagatttttatttttaatacaggaCTTTAAGAAGATGAGGTGAAGCAAACTCTGAAGGATACACTGTAGGTTCTTGGTGTTCAGTGTTTTGTCCCTCTTCTGTAAGGAATAGCGGACTTTCAGCCAGGACCAGCCCTGCTGCTGGTCTAGCGCAGAACTTCCTAAAATGGGTGGGGCATAGTTTTATATCGACTAGTCCATCTGCCCCATTTTACATCAGGCATTATTACCATGTTCTTACTTTTTGCTCAGGTAGTTCTTCACTGGGAAGTCGTCAAGGATGAtgtcttttagttttcttaagAGTTCACTTCACATTAGTGTGCTCTGCGCTGGGTTGTGTGTGTCCACATGAAGCTGTGGCTCCATTTCTCGTGGTAACCAGACTGTTCTATGTGGCTATGTGTTCCCTTTGCTACCTGCATTCTCTGTATCTTCTGCTCTTCCTCCTCTCTGGGAATAGAGTCAGTAACTTGATTCCTGAAGAACTGAAGGTTGCCCTCCACCCAGGAAATTCACCATTTTATTTTTCGTTTCTGAGTTTGGGCAGAGAAAAAGACTTGTCATCTTTCAAAAGACACATTTGATTTTGTGGCATGGCTGGGCTCATCTGGGAGGTTCTTTTGCTCTTTGTGGTGTTGGCTGGCATCACTCAGGCAGCTGTGTTCAATCAGGAGCTCATCTGGGGCTAGAACAGCTGGCCCATCAGCTGGGGCTGTTGGAATGGGTGGGGGCCAGTCAGGCCTCTCTGAACAGACTAGTTGAATTTCTTATATGGTGTCTTATGGGCTCCATGAGCAACCAACCAGATTGCTAGCTCCTAACTGTGTCATCATCCTGCCTCTCAAAGTCATTTCTGTGAAGAGTGATCATGGTGTTATGGAAGTTCGGAAAGTGAGCACTGGAAAGAAGCTACCAGTTGAATGATGGAGAGGTCGctggtaagaaaaaaaatggtttcaAAAAGCAGTGGTGTCTAGGGCTGGGTGGAATGAGGCTGAGTAATTCCAAGCATCCAACTCTCTTTTCTGGGTGAAGTCCTTGAACTCTGGTGAGATGCTCTTTGATAAacattttatgtgtttatatTATAGATAGTTTAGTACAATTTATGAGATTTTATAAAATttgctataaatattttatttacaagaAACATTGGGAGGCACTGCATCAGATACCCCTCCTCTGGTAGTTTATAATGCATATTAACTTAAATAAGACTTTGAAAAATAGGGCCATTAGAACAgctctttaactttttaaatcagcttttgtGAAACTTATTTGATTGAAGACTTTGTTGTCATTGTTAATACCTATGACTAAATGGAACATATTGGGTATTTTAATAGCTTTTACAAAGCCATGATTATACTCTGTATTTTGTAACCTGAAAAGGCGTATGTATATTGTCCAAGGGGGAAAATATGCCCTATTTTGCTATGGAGAATCAAGTATTAGTATTATGTTTcttaacaaatttatttatttttataatttttgtgtttttttttttaacaccaaaaacattttgtattgggatatagccaattaacagtgttttggtactttcaggtgaacagcaaagggactcagccatacatacacatgcatcttaaaaacaaatttagagCAGCATTTTAGATCTGACTGACTTTATCACTTTCCAGTGTTGGcagtcttgctttttttttatgtttacttATTTAGTCTATTTTGATTTTTGGCCTCGCCACATGActagcaggatcttagttccctaaccagggatcgaatccatgcccttggcaatgaaaacagggagtcctaaccactggacccacagGGAATTCCCAGTCTTGGTTATAAGTTTtttatcttgaaagtgaaagtcagtcatgtctgactctttgtgaccccatggactatacagtccatggaattctctaggccagaatactggagtgggtaggcttccccttctccaggggatcttcccaacccaggggttgaacctaggtctccctcattgcaggcagattctttaccagctgagcaggAGTGTAATTTCTTGCTGTCACTGctgatattttataaaacattaacATGTAACAGTGCATTTAACTTAAAATTctgagtagctcagctggtaaagaaccctggttcgattcctgggttgggaagatcttttggagaagggataggctacccactccagtattcttggacttccctggtggctcagacagtgaagaatccatctgcaatgtgggaaacctgggttcgatccctgggttgggaagatcccgtggaggagggcatgaccacccactccagtattcttgcctgaagaatccccctggacagaggagcctggcggactactgtccatggggtcacaaagagtcagacattactgagagactaagcatgcatacacacaatcTTCTAGCATTATGCCCCATTTATAGATgtgaagaggaaggcagagggaaaTACATTAGGAAGCTGGTGAAAGTTAGTTTATAAGATATTTGCGTCCATTCTGATACAAAGAATACAAGTTTGTTATTCAATTTCTGTACAAGAGCCTCAGGCTCAAATTCAATGATGTATGCTTTAATGTGAAAACATTTGGAAATAGTTGCCAGTTGTTTACGGGCCTCTGCAGTGgctgagtggagaaggcaatggcaccccactccagtactcttgcgtggaaaatcgcatggacagaggagcctggtaggctgcagtccatggggtctcgaagagttggacatgacttaagcaacttcactttcacttttcactttcatgcattggagaaggaaatggcaacccact
This portion of the Capra hircus breed San Clemente chromosome X unlocalized genomic scaffold, ASM170441v1, whole genome shotgun sequence genome encodes:
- the ACOT9 gene encoding acyl-coenzyme A thioesterase 9, mitochondrial, whose product is MRRAALRLCTLSKGLLAPSRGLTQEPQNPENVFHIREVRDKLREIVGASTNWRDHVKAMEERKLLHSFLAKSQKGLPPRTMKDSYIEVFLPLGSQPELREKYLTVQNTVRFGRILEDLDSLGVLICYMHNKIHSAKMSPLSIVTALVDKIDMCKKNLSPEQDIKFSGHVSWVGKTSMEVKMHMFQLHGNDFSPVLDATFVMVARDSENKGPAFVNPLILESPEEEELFQQGELNKGRRVAFSSTSLLKMAPTAEERTTIHEMFLNTLDPKTISFRSRVLPANAVWMENSKLKSLDICHPQERNIFNRIFGGFLMRKAYELGWATACNFGGSRPFIVAVDDIMFQKPVEVGSLLFLSSQVCFTQGNYIQVRVHSEVASLQDKEHMTTNVFHFTFMSEKEVPLVFPKTYGESMLYLDGQRHFKSMSAPVTLKRHYVVEP